GGGGAGTCATGGCCGAGGCCTTTGAGGGGTTCACCGACCTAGGTGAGGCGAAGCATGCCCACACCGCCCCAACTGGTAAATTACTACGACAAACAGTGTACCTCAAAGACTGGAGATAATCGAAATGCCTTGCAGAAGGCCTTGCGCCCCCGTCCGAGGGCCGGGCACCGAATGGCCGGTTCAGCCAGCTTTCGGACCTCTGACTCCCCACCTAAACTGGGAACAGCCTCTTTGTTTGAGCTGCCTATTACGTGAACGCTGCCCTTCAACACCCATAGTTTTTGAGTATGGCGATACATTTCCCCTTTTTACAGAAGGGTTACTCCCACTTAGTCTTTAGGCAGAGGCAGCTAAACTCCATCTGATATCTATTGGAGACATATTGAGGAGAGATGGCGAAAGATATCATTGGATACCGTGTGTTCAAGCAAAAGACTATCGAACAGGCCCCTTAGTGAGGCCGAATTCATTGTCCGGCGTCAGCGTGAGTCTTACCGCATGTACGGAGACCCCTCAAAGGATCCTGTCCAGTCATTCGGCAATGAGGCCAATTCTGTATTAAAGTAGACAACCTCGGGGCAAATCTCACCTGGTAGATTGTGCAACTCCAAAGACCTGCATTCAATCTCGCATCTCAGCTCAATCTCGTGATTGTCACATTTGAAGTTGAATTCCAACTATCAACAAGACTTATACGATTCCACAATGGTTGTCTCTTACGCTCGAGTTTCCAAGAACCAAGTAGCTCACTGTATCTCTTAGGTCACCAAGTTTTCTCTCCAAAGTCTCTCACAGACCACCGACAATATCGTCGTTAAAGATGACGACAATAAGTCAGAATCTTCCTTCGAAGATCTTAAGTCCGAAGACACCAAGGCAGAATCGTCCAGGTGTGATACTCCAACGGCCACGATGACGGAGTACGATACCTCGGACGACGTCGCGTTGTCACTCCACGCCTTCGCCGGGAGAGACGGCATCCTCGCGAAAATCACTCCCCCTAAACAGCCCGCGAAGCCAACAGTTCACGTACCCTGCGACATTGTCCTGGTAATCGACGTCTCTGGCAGCATGGGCGCCAACGCCCCGATTCCGGCTAATCCTGGTGAGGTGGCGGAGAACTATGGCTTGTCGGTATTGGACTTGGTCAGACACGCCGCTCTCACCATCGTGGAGACCCTGGACGAAGGTGACAGGCTCGGTATTGTCACCTTTGCATCCCAAGTCAAGATTGTTCAGGAGTTGATTCCGATGAACAAGAAGAACAAGGGTCTTGCTAAGAAGAACATCAGGAAGATGGTACCCACGGATGCAACCAATCTGTGGAAAGGCTTGATGGAAGCTATCACCCTGTTTAACAGGGACCCAGACGGAAAGACGGAAAGGGTCCCGGCTATGATGGTACTGACGGATGGGCAGCCGAACTTGATGTGAGTCAGATACGTATCTCTCAGTGTATGTCTCAAGAGTCTTTGGGGCTAACTTCCGGGAAGGTGCCCTGGCCAAGGATACGTGCCGAAGATGCGCGAAGAGGTGAAGCTACTCAAAGATGGGAGGTTACCAGCCTCGATCCACACGTTCGGCTTTGGATACAACTTGAGATCTGGCCTATTGAAGTCGATCGCTGAAGAAGGAGGCGGAAACTACGCCTTTATTCCCGATTCCGGAATGATTGTGTGTTGAGTTGCCAGTGCTCGTTGGTTGCAATAGCTAACTCAAGTGGTGATTAGGGAACCGTATTTGTCCATGCTGTCGCCAATCTACAAGCAACATACGCCATCAATGCCACGCTGCGCCTTACTTACTCACCTCTGCTCACCCTTAAAGAGGCGATGGGCGAGTCTGTGAACAAACAAGAAGTAGAGATCCTTGAAGGTGACATGGCGAACGGCATACCAGATCAGCATGAGCTCTCGATCTTACTTGGAAATCTGCAATATGGTCAGTCGAGGGACATCTACCTTCGAGTAGATGCACCGGCGGAACTCACCTCAGATCATGCGGTTATCAAGGCTTCGATTGGATATTCTCGCATGGCAAGCAACACTTATACACGAAGCACCTCACAATCACTTCTGAACCCGACAACTCTTCCCGAATCTGAGCTCGTCTACCACCTCTCTCGCTCCAAGATTTGTTCCTTCCTCTCAACCATCGTCCCCATGGCTGCCGACGGCGAGCACAAGGCCTTGCCCCGTATCTCACCCGAGAAGATTCAGGAGCTCAAAGCACTCATCAAAGACATCCCAGCAAAGCGCTTCCCATCCGATCCGAACAACAAGTCCTTGATCGAGGACCTCGAGGGTGCGCAGCCAAAGGGACAAGTCTCTCTAGCTTTGACGAACCGAGAGTACTACAAGAAATGGGGCGTCCACTACATACCCTCATACTTGAATTCGCACACCCGCCAAATTTGCAATACTTTCAAAGACCCTGGCCCCCTTCAGTACGGAGTCGACAGCCCTCTCTTCATCGCATGCAGGAATAAGTTGGATCACGCCTTCGACAGCATTCCTCCACCCAAACCCTCCAACCAGCACACGGCTACCCACCGCGGACGAGTACACATGAGCTCCTACAATAGCTCCTCCGGTGTATGCTTTATCTCCTCGACACCTGTGCGCCTCGCCTCAGGCCGAACGGTTCCTATCAAGGCTCTTCGAAGAGGAGTAGCGGTGCAGACGCCGTCCGGTCCGCGCCGGGTCGTCGCTGTTCTCAAGACACCCGTGCAGAGGGAGATTATGTGTCGTGTTGGCGAGCTCGTCGTCACCCCATGGCATCCTCTATCTCTTGATGGTGGCAAGACCTGGACTTTCCCGGCAAATGTGGCGGATCGGCCTGTTAGGTATACCGGCTGCATCTACTCGGTCCTGCTTCAGCCGGGCCGGGACTCGGAAGCTCATGCGATCAGCGTCGCGGGTGCCTGGGCAGTGACTCTTGGGCATGGAATAGTCACAGGACAGGACACAAGAGCCCACCAATTCTTCGGCAACTACGGAAAGGTTGTCAGAAGCCTCAGAAGAATAAGGGTCAGTAAGAAAGGCGTTGCCGTGGGCGGTGACGTAAACAGAGACTCGGTCACAGGACTGGTATCTGGCTTCGCTCCTCACGGGAAGCCCGATGTGGCCGTCAAGGGAGTTGCAAACAGCGCTGTATGTGTGGCTTGAGAGTCTTTTCCAATTACTCTTTATAGTCTCGGGGAATGTTCGCAGAACATTAAAGCTGTGGGGTGAGTGTCAGTGACATGAAGCACGTTTAAGGTATGACCAGTCAAGTAATTTGCGTTATATGTACGAAATGCGATTTCAGGTTGAATTCTGTTTCTTCGTTTTTCTATCTTTCTAGAAAGTCTAGGGTTTGCCAGATGACGAATCACGGGGAATGATAATTACGTCCAGTCTACCTATCTTGTTGACCGCCTATAACATTATCCAAGGTAAGTAAGGTAGACTCCGCTACTCAAGGCACGTGCAATGTTTAGATTGTTCCACGAGAACAAGCCTCGAATTCTGATTTCCTTAAGTAGATGTGATATCTAGCTGAGTCTCTCCAGGATAAATGAGCGGCTTCAGGAGTCGGCTGCGCATATCGACATGCATCAAAGAATATGAGGAGATGTCTTCTCCCTGTGTAGCCCCCTCACCGTACCTTCATATCGTGGCCTTCATGATTGCCGCACTCAATGCATCAACTTGATCTCCAGTAACCTTGGTTGCCGATGTCTTGAACCCCTCGTTGAACGGGAATCGCTCCTGCTTAAAGATGATGtttgtcggattagaagtccaattcgaccgcggcatatagccgactgcgcaggggccaattaggggccctatttataattatcgtagctagcctaacctacggttagaacctcctttttatacctactatatagatatttatatagtttaattaatctctttattaactacggttcgaactaactaccctataataaggatattaatattaattagtaattaaactctactattataaatcggtaaggcatctcgttacgtaaaaaagacgacttcttaataccgtacgggataggagattcgtactaattaaccttataaaaatagataaaaaaagaggcgattcttaaatgccgcatagaattaagtaattatagccctttattacttacgagaggtcgacgtttattacgttaaattacgttaattaacggaaccgcttaaataactagccttttaccgtcgccctaagtagcttttttattaaataacttttctatagccggcccgcgattagaaattaactaaggaagctatttagagattatagagagtacgaggcttaagaggttagaaatatacgggatagcggaaatcggtaactagtaaagatcccgagactaattactatatcttcttataataatataaacgtttaccgctactattattaaaaagaactactaaaacctacctttttttattaaacaaaaaggaggatcctagtaggtacgatagctagcgatttaaaaaggtaataataatcgctagaaataataaaaacgagagtagtagcgagacggcaagaggaagcgggaatctcctagaccctaataaattcgttaggtagtaaaagcacggatttactataacccgcgcgcagattaaatatatccctattaagattaaatatattagcgACTACTAAtatgggtataagctagagcaagccccttagtaagttaaggtaaagaagaagaggacgaaacccgatcctaaatagaatcctaatcccttataagtaggtaaatattaacccggactattaggggacgtaaatatatagaattgcggattagcttaataataagtaaattaacgcggtattaatctatttaactaaggtttataaaaaaaaggggctataggggtaacccctattttacgagattataaacgaccttagctactagctagacgaatagtttacgagcgcaagcttaggaattgcgaaagtagttaataaattcttttacaggcgaggggtattactagtataattataattacgagagctatacgaaatactaataataataattatagaagaggaattcgtattatagaactaagtataggtcgatagagcgtataatcgctttaacgaatttagaaaaagggtaaacgacctagatttcctccctataattactaacggaaatctattattataaaaggatgtaccggggcaaaatatagtactagaagtacgataattaataattttgcttatttcgatctataactcgttactactattaatacgaaattcggcgctaattagctaataaaaaaggaggtaaacgacccgaagttactaatagtacgtagcgacgcagggttcgtatatagatattaaaaatctagtagtaaatacgaggtaatttatagaccttaaaaagatctttttaaaagagaaattatattctagagggaagtataaggttttataagaaaccctaacgatattttataattattataaaaaagtcggaattaaggaacactagtactattcggtaattaatatcgtactcgtaagcaaagcctctaattattattacgaagtagtacgtaatctcgattaaaacgacttttttagtataattaacgtaatctaaagctactttaaaacttataataagaacctagagctcttatctaagctacgggCGAttgtttttatatttatagctaggataatagagggtaaattgcgagtagagatccttaaagagcttattaattaaatcgataagctagcgaaaacctagctaaataagaggataaacgagcggaaagtcggatatttttatactataatttagcgtatattaaaagtaaagattatcctatactaagtacccgaagactacgagacgctctgctcgaagctaagatctagctttaatattaaggtaagaataccgtactaaacctacttctaagtatacgacggcccttattaataatattaggtcgatcgaacgtataataagaaaggaaaagaggctagatacggtaattattagtaaggaggcctagatttattaaataggtagagatttaacttataagcagggtaataaaagaggtaatactatatttataaaaaggatagatattagttaagtaattactccgaggaagagcgtattaaattatacgaataatatagaaagtcgagggtagtagatagtaaaactagccctcgtcggtttaactaattctttattatatataagggcagatccgggggtacggaacctagtgacggtagttaaagtagcggcctaaaatatataccccctataagagattcggaagataaggaagatcttaccccttatattaacgaattagattataacgaaattaacgatattaattactctttttttgccccgttagcctccggaggatatataaaactaaacgaatagagggtagtagaagcttttaataagtaggcttttatttataaatagtaagggaaggtcctttagacgacggatacggaggcggctaaaagggcgaatttaataaggctaaagcttattctcttaataattaaggagaagacgctattttttttaatatttaaaaaaaaggaacataATATTAAGCaaatttaggggtagctagaggggtcctttttatactacttagatcccttaaatactaagcttgtataagtattctatacgagcgaaaggtacggcttagataatttctataggattatcctaaatactagggcatcgtaatagttaactagaggaaaagggtaattctaagcgctataaaagatcgtattagtaacgcttaatacgttaatagcaggtattataaggattagtttcggcctaggtaaggaaattatcgccctaggtataataaaagtagagacgcacttcggaacgataactttctatattttacccgttaataccccatttcttttatatctaaaaaacatagattaactaggtattatattcgataatacgaggaatagaatctttagtaataagcacttcgagatagtcgaacgataataggggtatgcgtttataaagcttattaataatacgaagttaattaattacttaataaaaagtaagcttagaagactatactagagattcgggtacccgttagttacgaggctatataacctcctaaagtaattaaataataataatatcgaaataggggcgttagagtagttaacgaaagtatattattaatactaaataaatacgcagagcctacgtagatttaagtttaaattacgtaataagcttaactttaactaggaaatagttatcgatattttttatttaaatagtcggctagtactatatataatcgacgtatttatatctttctaagtagggtaattcctctaggatttataaataaagatagtataggcagccttacgaaaaagctagatcgatatatactagggaccgctagacggtattagaaccgacgctagtactagctttaagtcggtagaatttagggataatataacggcctacggtatctagctaaaagtcgtacttattaaagcgtactatagtattaaaaaggtagagagggcatactagtaattaaaaagggcgtttaaaattattaaaaaagaaaatccggattctaccgataacgaatgcctctaaatagtacttaaatattataataatactataaggcctaacggacttatactaacgctattagtatttagagcatatttaaaaacaaccttagccttactaccgtcgctaggcataagctaacgagcccgagtaattaaaaaagtaatacgggcactacgcgaggtaagcgtaaaaaggtaagttaacgaggtaattactacgtataataggcctaacataagggataatttaaatatattactaaattcggatatacgaatatagcgcgaaattacttaataataggctaggctatataagttaatttccgttcacgagcgctcttatatagttataagagatcgcgactagctactcgaagtattaattatagtagttagaccgtactatatagatcctaacgaggtaatttctaacttataaaaagaaaaagagctaggggaaactatataacccgcggtagaagcataggaaattatccttaacgaaatcgttatagtagtactaatagacgacgaaaaagaggaaattattaaaagggcactaatactactagtaaGACGTCGTAGAAAACtacgacggcaagccctaacgcggcaatttattactagcgacgaggtaattaatacttt
The window above is part of the Colletotrichum lupini chromosome 9, complete sequence genome. Proteins encoded here:
- a CDS encoding von Willebrand factor type A domain-containing protein, whose protein sequence is MVVSYARVSKNQTTDNIVVKDDDNKSESSFEDLKSEDTKAESSRCDTPTATMTEYDTSDDVALSLHAFAGRDGILAKITPPKQPAKPTVHVPCDIVLVIDVSGSMGANAPIPANPGEVAENYGLSVLDLVRHAALTIVETLDEGDRLGIVTFASQVKIVQELIPMNKKNKGLAKKNIRKMVPTDATNLWKGLMEAITLFNRDPDGKTERVPAMMVLTDGQPNLMCPGQGYVPKMREEVKLLKDGRLPASIHTFGFGYNLRSGLLKSIAEEGGGNYAFIPDSGMIGTVFVHAVANLQATYAINATLRLTYSPLLTLKEAMGESVNKQEVEILEGDMANGIPDQHELSILLGNLQYGQSRDIYLRVDAPAELTSDHAVIKASIGYSRMASNTYTRSTSQSLLNPTTLPESELVYHLSRSKICSFLSTIVPMAADGEHKALPRISPEKIQELKALIKDIPAKRFPSDPNNKSLIEDLEGAQPKGQVSLALTNREYYKKWGVHYIPSYLNSHTRQICNTFKDPGPLQYGVDSPLFIACRNKLDHAFDSIPPPKPSNQHTATHRGRVHMSSYNSSSGVCFISSTPVRLASGRTVPIKALRRGVAVQTPSGPRRVVAVLKTPVQREIMCRVGELVVTPWHPLSLDGGKTWTFPANVADRPVRYTGCIYSVLLQPGRDSEAHAISVAGAWAVTLGHGIVTGQDTRAHQFFGNYGKVVRSLRRIRVSKKGVAVGGDVNRDSVTGLVSGFAPHGKPDVAVKGVANSAVCVA